CCGACAATGCGCCCGGCTTCTGGGAGCGCATGCGCCGCACGCTCGGCGGCGAGGACCTGAGCCGCTTCTACTGGAGCGACACCGAGCGCGACACGTTCAGGAGCGACTACATCTCCCGCGTCGCCACGCGCTGGAGCGCGCAGCATTCCATGGTGTCGACCAAGCCGTGCTGGAACTTCAGGGCGTTGCCGCTGGTGAGCCCGGTCGAGGTGGCCGACGATGCCTCGGCCCATTACGTGGTCACGGTCCACAAGAGCCCCGGGCCCGGCATCGACTACAAGTCGTCGACGAGCGACCCGGACGTCGCCCATCCCGAGCGCCCCGCGACGGCGGAGCTGTGGTCGTCCGACGTGCGCGAGGAGCCGGACTTCAACAGCACCAGCGTCGCCACGTCGGAGCGCCAGCGCATCGAGAGTGCGCTGGCGGCCGCGGCGGCGACGCCCGTCCTGTTCGCCAACAATTCGGACGCCATCACGCCGGCGGCGGCCGGGACGCTGACGGCCTTCGCCACCGCGCTCAAGCAGAAGAACCCTTCGGACCCGCTCATTCCGCTCAAGGTGGACGGCTTTGCCAGCAGCGAGGGCGAGCACGGGCACAACGTCGGCCTGTCGGAGCGGCGGGCGATCGCGGTGCGCGGCTTCCTGGCGGGGCTGGGCGTGCTCCAGCCCATCGGCGTGCTCGGGCACGGCCCGGTGGGGGCGCCGGGCGATGTCGTCAACCGCAAGGCCGACATCACCGCCGATCATGCGTTCGAGACGACGTACAGCTCAAACCGCTATTCCGTCGGCGAACACGAGTTCGGCCACATGCTCGGCCTGCCGGACGAATACCAGAACAACACCACCGGCGTCCTCGGCACGCAGCAGACCCTCTACTCGGGGCTGGTGACGGCGGCCGGGGCGCAGGGACCGGCGGTGTGGGGAGTCAATACGGCCAGCCAGATGTCGGCCGGCGTGGATGTCCTGCCCCGCCACTACGTCACCCTGTGGGAAGCGCTGGGGCGGATGACGGCACCCGACATCGCGCAGGCGGAATGGAAACTCTCATGACCGTTCCGGCGGCGCCTGCGATCTTGCGGATCGAGTTCCGGCACATGCAGGCGCTGTCGTCGCGCGGCAACCATCGCATTCGCCTGGATGCCGACGGTTCCCTGTTCGTCGATGTCGTCACGGGGGATTGCCCGCGCGGCACGCACTGGAGCGGGCCGTGGCCCGGGACCCCGGTGCGCAGGCTGCAGGCGGCGGAGATCGGCGAGCTGGCGCGGGCGATCTCGCACTCGGGGTTCTTCGGGCTTCCCGCCGAAACGGTGCGGCAGGGGCGGGACGGATATCGCGAGGAACTCGACGTCGTGCTCGGCGAGCGCGCCCATTCGGTGGCGATCGAGCGGGTGGAGCCTCCCCCGGCCTTTGCCCGCCTGCGCAGCCTCCTCTGGCGGCAGGCCGGCCTGCCGCTTTCCGGCTGAGAGCCGCCGTCGCGGGGCGGCCGGGCCTTCGTTCCGCACGGCGAGTCCGCCGTGCGCGCATGCCGCCGTCGCAGGTGTAACTGCGGTTGACCTTACGGAAGGCATATTCCAGATTGAAGCACGG
This DNA window, taken from Thauera sp. K11, encodes the following:
- a CDS encoding eCIS core domain-containing protein, with product MSLSLMARSTGMPGRPERSSAAPAARKGMPRFLGGGMTLSKPGDAAERRADALADAVMEPAACPACTPLAPCVKCASDAAKAAPAGRRAGGLGSGAPLDAATRAYFEPRFGRDLGSVRVHAGPHEGRLARSLAAKAFTVGDDIVFGDGRYAPATGEGRHLLAHELAHVVSPGPGDRVAREADAGVEPDAGAAPAPDAGGVTDAGVPLPAGVPAAPAPPVFDSVYGACLTEDEGRRRDAFALRRFHLDRNIPSTTFGMFDADYFPLFGLMSVTVKMKFKFVSADNAPGFWERMRRTLGGEDLSRFYWSDTERDTFRSDYISRVATRWSAQHSMVSTKPCWNFRALPLVSPVEVADDASAHYVVTVHKSPGPGIDYKSSTSDPDVAHPERPATAELWSSDVREEPDFNSTSVATSERQRIESALAAAAATPVLFANNSDAITPAAAGTLTAFATALKQKNPSDPLIPLKVDGFASSEGEHGHNVGLSERRAIAVRGFLAGLGVLQPIGVLGHGPVGAPGDVVNRKADITADHAFETTYSSNRYSVGEHEFGHMLGLPDEYQNNTTGVLGTQQTLYSGLVTAAGAQGPAVWGVNTASQMSAGVDVLPRHYVTLWEALGRMTAPDIAQAEWKLS